Proteins encoded in a region of the Dasypus novemcinctus isolate mDasNov1 chromosome 24, mDasNov1.1.hap2, whole genome shotgun sequence genome:
- the SIGLEC1 gene encoding LOW QUALITY PROTEIN: sialoadhesin (The sequence of the model RefSeq protein was modified relative to this genomic sequence to represent the inferred CDS: deleted 1 base in 1 codon), with amino-acid sequence MACGWDMRLWAEATTLGAPWDPPLAPLGSSSCWRGGGSSSPADASPRGWESRTRASALRGLEDAQSALCARHQARTFLGTPRAGNRASRHPLAGTPRSGGHGGWEPGLDPQPLGGCWPCGPRRSASRAPLPGAWTRELAMGPLPALLLLASVLAPGRASWGVSSPQSVSGVSGSCLLVPCAFDFPADVEVPEGITAIWYRDWAGARQVVLHSADPAQVDERFRGRARLLEPPERKVCSLLLADLRPEDAGPYNFRFEISEGNRWSDVRGTQITVTEEPLAPTVAAPASLLEGALVDLNCSTPYACPEEAVSLRWHGQDPARSIVSTIRKLEPTEVGQVETLRVALSWQDHGRALRCQLSVAGRGAQGALRLDVQYAPRDVELLLTPSGRNILPGDLVTLTCRANSSFPAVSSLQWVKDGAPLEARGQVLQLPRVAWDDAGVYTCRAGNAVGAASSPPVRLHVFAAEVRLSPAGPFLENQTVTLTCHTPAEAPGDTRFSWYRNHALLEAARASSLLLPAATRADSGFYACEVRNAWGHQRSGPASVVVRYPPPAPDLTSFLETQSGLVGILHCSVVSEPPATLVLSHGDVVLASTAREGVHSPRFVISSAPHSLHLEIRDLGAADSGEYRCSASNALGNASSTLDFQASTARLVISPAAEVAEGQAVTLRCSSLLSPAPDTLFSWYRNGALLLAGHSSSLDLPAASSADAGSYHCRAQDGRGASSSSATAVLTVLYAPRRPTLSARLDPGAALRGLLLCRVDSDPPAQLRLLHGGRVVAASGAPGRGCSSCGGCSRHTVSDAPNLLRLEIQDPVLEDEGEYLCEASSVLGNASAAATFNAQATALVVAPLDTLREGAAANLTCHVRRAAGGPANYSWFRDGALWAQGPLDTVTLLPVARADAGLYACRVLAPADAQPSAPVLLSVLYPPDPPKLSALLDVARGRVALFLCSVDSRPPARLALLHGERLLATSPGPQPPTHGRLRARAAANSLQLEIHELGLDDSGSYRCEATSALGAASAALFFQVRGAWVQVSPSPELQEGQAVVLSCQVPTGVPDGTSFRWFRDGQPLQEPTAASLRFAAIAPSHAGAYHCQAQTPGAASASLAAPVSLHVSYAPRRASLTALMDTGPGRLGLLLCRVDSEPLAQLRLLRGDRVVAASSQAGPEAADGRLRLRAAAAPNALRLEIRGAVLEDGGEYRCEASNALGRASAQAAFDAQAVHVLVWPEGSVQEGQPVNLTCLVWSDRPALLSLTWYRDGQPRVGGRSLLLPNVSVADAASYSCGAGVPGQAPSLSRPVTLDVHHAPRNLRLTYLLEGRGGQRALVLCAVDSRPPAQLTLSHAGRLLASSTGASAPNALRLELREPRPRDEGLYSCSARSPLGRVNASLELRLEGVRVTLAPSPAMPEGAPFTATCEDPAVRLPALVTWFHNGRWLQEGPATSLSFPAATRAHAGAYHCQVQDAQGTRSSRPAALQVLYAPRDVVLTSFRDARAGTGAVLQCTVDSEPPAALALARDGTLLAASHGVTGAALEPGHVQVARNALRLQVHDAPTGDQDTYTCTARNRLGSVSTTRQLRMDGVRVVAEPGLEVPEGAALNLSCLVPGGPGPSGNATFSWFWNGQQLHGQPAPTLAFARVTRAQAGWYHCRAELPAGAAISVPAVLRVRYPPSSPTVTVFVEPERGLQAILDCRVDSEPSARLTLHLGGRLVASSPPRDAPAQPHVHVAASPNGLRVHVEELGPGDQGDCVCAATNALGAASASAHLSTGGLRRLRQSRLLLGLLGLLEGLLLLGLGLCYAWRKRLFHRLRGEEDALEMEPQEPALQEEDAGACGDLDLPGESALDPALTCERGSGAPYSQ; translated from the exons ATGGCCTGCGGCTGGGACATGAGGCTCTGGGCGGAGGCCACCACTCTCGGGGCGCCCTGGGACCCTCCCTTGGCGCCTCTGGGCTCCAGTTCCTGTTGGCGAGGGGGAGGGAGCAGCAGCCCTGCAGACGCTTCCCCGAGGGGCTGGGAAAGCAGAACTCGGGCGTCCGCCCTGCGGGGGCTCGAGGACGCGCAGTCGGCCCTCTGCGCCCGGCACCAAGCGAGGACATTCCTGGGCACGCCCCGAGCTGGGAACCGGGCCTCCCGGCACCCGCTGGCTGGCACCCCGAGATCTGGCGGGCACGGCGGGTGGGAACCAGGGCTGGACCCTCAGCCGCTCGGGGGCTGCTGGCCCTGTGGTCCACGCCGCTCAGCCAGCCGCGCCCCCCTCCCAGGTGCCTGGACGCGCGAGCTCGCCATGGGCCCCCTGCCCGCGCTGCTGCTGCTGGCCTCGGTCCTCGCCCCAG GCCGGGCCTCGTGGGGCGTGTCCAGCCCGCAGAGCGTGAGCGGCGTGAGTGGGTCCTGCCTGCTGGTTCCCTGCGCCTTCGACTTCCCCGCCGACGTGGAGGTGCCCGAGGGCATCACCGCCATCTGGTACCGCGACTGGGCGGGCGCGCGGCAGGTGGTGCTGCACTCGGCCGACCCCGCGCAGGTGGACGAGCGCTTCCGTGGCCGCGCGCGGCTCCTGGAGCCGCCCGAGCGCAAGGTGTGCAGCCTGCTGCTGGCCGACCTGCGGCCCGAGGACGCGGGCCCCTACAACTTCCGCTTCGAGATCAGCGAGGGCAACCGCTGGTCGGACGTCAGGGGCACGCAGATCACCGTCACAG AGGAGCCGCTCGCACCGACCGTCGCCGCGCCGGCGTCGCTGCTCGAGGGCGCGCTCGTGGACTTGAACTGCTCCACGCCCTACGCCTGCCCGGAGGAGGCGGTCAGCCTGCGCTGGCACGGCCAGGACCCCGCCCGCTCCATCGTCTCCACCATCCGCAAGCTCGAGCCCACCGAGGTGGGCCAGGTGGAGACTCTGCGCGTGGCGCTGTCCTGGCAGGACCACGGCCGCGCCCTGCGCTGCCAGCTCTCGGTGGCCGGCCGCGGCGCCCAGGGCGCGCTCCGCCTCGACGTGCAGT ACGCCCCCAGGGACGTGGAGCTCCTCCTCACGCCCTCGGGGCGGAACATCCTGCCGGGCGACCTGGTGACGCTCACCTGCCGGGCCAACAGCAGCTTCCCCGCGGTCAGCTCCCTGCAGTGGGTCAAGGACGGGGCGCCCCTGGAGGCCCGCGGGCAGGTGCTGCAGCTGCCCCGGGTGGCCTGGGACGACGCCGGCGTCTACACCTGCCGGGCTGGCAACGCCGTGGGTGCGGCCAGCTCGCCGCCCGTCCGCCTCCACGTCTTCG CGGCCGAGGTCCGGCTGAGCCCGGCAGGCCCCTTCCTGGAGAACCAGACGGTGACGCTGACCTGCCACACGCCCGCCGAGGCCCCCGGCGACACCCGCTTCAGCTGGTACAGGAACCACGCCCTGCTCGAGGCCGCCCGTGCCAGCAGCCTCCTGCTGCCCGCCGCCACCAGGGCCGACTCGGGCTTCTACGCCTGCGAGGTGCGCAACGCCTGGGGCCACCAGCGCTCGGGCCCCGCCAGCGTGGTGGTCAGAT acccgccccccgccccggacCTGACCTCCTTCCTCGAGACGCAGTCGGGCCTCGTGGGCATCCTCCACTGCTCTGTGGTCAGCGAGCCCCCAGCCACCCTGGTGCTGTCCCACGGGGACGTCGTCCTGGCCTCCACCGCCAGGGAGGGCGTCCACAGCCCTCGCTTTGTCATCTCCTCTGCCCCCCACTCCCTGCACCTGGAGATCCGCGACCTGGGGGCGGCTGACAGCGGGGAGTACCGCTGCTCGGCCTCCAACGCCCTGGGGAACGCGTCCTCCACCCTGGACTTCCAGGCCAGCA CCGCCCGCCTCGTCATCAGCCCGGCCGCCGAGGTGGCGGAGGGGCAGGCGGTGACGCTGCGCTGCTCCAGCCTCCTGAGCCCGGCGCCCGACACGCTCTTCTCCTGGTACCGGAACGGGGCCCTGCTCCTCGCGGGGCACAGCAGCAGCCTCGACCTGCCCGCCGCCTCCAGCGCCGACGCCGGCTCCTACCACTGCCGAGCCCAGGACGGCCGGGGCGCCAGCAGCTCCTCCGCCACCGCCGTGCTCACCGTGCTCT ACGCCCCGCGCCGGCCCACCCTCAGCGCCCGGCTGGACCCCGGCGCGGCCCTGCGCGGCCTCCTGCTGTGCCGCGTGGACAGCGACCCCCCCGCCCAGCTGCGGCTGCTGCACGGGGGCCGCGTCGTGGCCGCCTCCGGGGCCCCAGGCAGGGGCTGCAGCTCCTGCGGGGGCTGCTCCCGGCACACGGTCAGCGACGCCCCCAACCTGCTGCGCCTGGAGATCCAGGACCCGGTCCTGGAGGACGAGGGCGAGTACCTGTGCGAGGCCAGCAGCGTGCTAGGCAACGCCTCGGCCGCCGCCACCTTCAACGCTCAGG CCACCGCGCTGGTCGTGGCGCCGCTGGACACGCTGCGGGAGGGCGCGGCCGCCAACCTCACGTGCCATGTCCGCCGCGCGGCCGGCGGCCCCGCCAACTACTCCTGGTTCCGGGACGGGGCGCTGtgggcccagggccccctggaCACCGTCACCCTGCTGCCCGTGGCCCGCGCCGACGCCGGCCTCTACGCCTGCCGCGTGCTCGCCCCCGCGGACGCCCAGCCCTCCGCGCCCGTGCTGCTGAGCGTGCTCT ACCCCCCGGACCCCCCGAAGCTGTCGGCCCTGCTGGACGTGGCCCGGGGCCGCGTGGCGCTGTTCCTGTGCTCCGTGGACAGCCGC CCCCCCGCCCGGCTGGCGCTGCTCCACGGCGAGCGCCTTCTGGCCACCAGCCCGGGACCCCAGCCCCCCACGCACGGCCGGCTCCGCGCCAGGGCCGCGGCCAACTCGCTGCAGCTGGAGATCCACGAGCTGGGCCTGGACGACTCGGGCAGCTACCGCTGCGAGGCCACGAGCGCGCTGGGGGCGGCCAGCGCCGCGCTGTTCTTTCAGGTTCGAG GAGCCTGGGTCCAGGTGTCCCCGTCGCCGGAGCTCCAGGAGGGCCAGGCCGTGGTTCTGAGCTGCCAGGTCCCCACGGGGGTCCCCGACGGGACCTCGTTCCGCTGGTTCCGGGACGGCCAGCCCCTCCAGGAGCCCACGGCGGCCTCGCTGCGCTTCGCGGCCATCGCGCCGAGCCACGCGGGAGCCTACCACTGCCAAGCCCAGACCCCGGGCGCGGCCTCCGCGAGCCTGGCTGCCCCGGTCAGCCTGCACGTGTCCT ACGCCCCGCGCCGCGCCTCGCTCACCGCGCTGATGGACACGGGCCCTGGACGGCTGGGCCTCCTGCTGTGCCGCGTGGACAGCGAGCCCCTGGCCCAGCTGCGGCTGCTCCGCGGGGACCGCGTGGTGGCCGCCTCCTCGCAGGCCGGGCCCGAGGCTGCAGACGGCCGCCTGCGgctgcgggcggcggcggcgcccaACGCGCTGCGCCTGGAGATCCGCGGGGCGGTGCTGGAGGACGGCGGCGAGTACCGCTGCGAGGCCAGCAACGCGCTGGGCCGGGCCTCGGCGCAGGCCGCCTTCGACGCGCAGG CCGTCCACGTGCTGGTGTGGCCCGAGGGCAGCGTGCAGGAGGGGCAGCCGGTGAACCTGACCTGCCTGGTGTGGAGCGACCGCCCAGCCCTGCTCAGCCTCACCTGGTACCGCGACGGGCAGCCACGCGTCGGGGGCCgctccctcctcctgcccaaCGTCAGCGTCGCAGACGCCGCGTCCTACAGCTGCGGAGCGGGGGTCCCCGGCCAAGCCCCCAGCCTCTCCAGACCCGTCACCCTGGACGTCCACC ACGCGCCCCGCAACCTGCGCCTGACCTACCTCCTGGAgggccgcggcgggcagcgggcgctGGTCCTGTGCGCCGTGGACAGCCGCCCGCCCGCGCAGCTGACCCTCAGCCACGCCGGCCGCCTCCTGGCCTCCTCGACCGGGGCCTCCGCCCCCAACGCCCTGCGCCTGGAGCTGCGGGAGCCGCGGCCCCGCGACGAGGGCCTCTACAGCTGCTCGGCCCGCAGCCCCCTGGGCCGGGTCAACGCGTCCCTGGAGCTGCGGCTGGAGG GCGTGCGGGTGACCCTGGCGCCCTCGCCCGCCATGCCCGAGGGAGCTCCCTTCACGGCGACCTGCGAGGACCCCGCCGTGCGCCTGCCCGCCCTCGTCACCTGGTTCCACAATGGCCGCTGGCTGCAGGAGGGGCCGGCCACCTCCCTGTCCTTCCCGGCGGCCACGCGGGCGCACGCGGGCGCCTATCACTGCCAGGTGCAGGATGCCCAGGGCACGCGCAGCTCCCGGCCTGCCGCCCTGCAAGTCCTCT ACGCCCCCCGGGACGTGGTGCTGACCTCCTTCCGGGACGCGCGGGCCGGCACCGGGGCCGTGCTGCAGTGCACCGTGGACAGCGAGCCGCCGgccgccctggccctggcccgcGACGGCACCCTGCTGGCCGCCAGCCACGGCGTCACCGGCGCGGCGTTGGAGCCAGGCCACGTCCAGGTGGCCCGCAACGCCCTGAGGCTGCAGGTGCACGACGCGCCCACGGGTGACCAGGACACCTACACCTGCACGGCCCGCAACCGGCTGGGCTCGGTCAGcacgaccaggcagctgcgcatGGACG GTGTGCGGGTCGTGGCCGAGCCGGGCCTGGAGGTGCCTGAGGGCGCAGCGCTGAACCTGAGCTGCCTCGTGCCCGGCGGCCCCGGGCCCTCGGGCAACGCCACCTTCTCCTGGTTCTGGAACGGCCAGCAGCTGCACGGGCAGCCCGCGCCCACGCTCGCCTTCGCCCGCGTGACCCGTGCCCAGGCCGGGTGGTACCACTGCCGCGCCGAGCTCCCCGCCGGGGCCGCCATCTCGGTTCCAGCCGTGCTTCGCGTGCGCT ACCCTCCCAGTTCGCCCACCGTGACGGTCTTCGTGGAGCCCGAGCGCGGCCTGCAGGCCATCCTGGACTGCCGCGTCGACAGCGAGCCCAGTGCCCGCCTGACCCTGCACCTGGGCGGCCGGCTGGTGGCCTCCAGCCCGCCGCGGGACGCCCCCGCGCAGCCACACGTCCACGTCGCAGCGTCCCCCAATGGCCTGCGGGTGCACGTGGAGGAGCTGGGGCCCGGCGACCAGGGCGACTGCGTGTGCGCGGCCACCAACGCCCTGGGCGCCGCCTCTGCCTCCGCCCACCTCAGCACCGGGG GCCTGCGGCGCCTGCGCCAGTCCCGCCTGCTGCTGGGGCTGCTGGGGCTGCTGGAGGGCCTCCTGCTGCTGGGCCTCGGGCTCTGCTACGCCTGGAG GAAGCGGCTTTTCCATAGACTGCGCGGGGAGGAGGATGCGCTGGAGATGGAGCCTCAGGAGCCCGCCCTGCAG GAGGAGGACGCCGGCGCCTGCGGCGACCTGGACCTCCCCGGGGAGTCTGCACTGGACCCTGCCCTCACCTGTGAACGTGGCTCTGGGGCCCCTTACTCCCAGTGA